One genomic window of Nicotiana sylvestris chromosome 10, ASM39365v2, whole genome shotgun sequence includes the following:
- the LOC104212536 gene encoding 5'-3' exoribonuclease 4-like isoform X2: MGIPAFYRWLLERYPQSVVEVNEETPAVINGVTVPIDTSDPNPNGIEFDNLYLDMNGIIHPCFHPEGLPAPETHEEVFKAVFKYIDRIFSIVRPRKLLYMAIDGVAPRAKMNQQRARRFRAAKDAGDEASDTGRIRRNDETEREDLSTKKLDSNVITPGTKFMELLSSALQYYIRLKVNVDSGWQGIKVILSDASVPGEGEHKIMSYIRLQRNLPGFDPNTRHCLYGLDADLIMLALASHEVHFSILREDVRKDKSKYKGQQNRQDMYRQQAGRHSKKGEGGGKDLENLISEQKFQGAIDLLIDVYKKEFVNMGGYLTNSCQVNLERAGHFIQAIGSYENAVFRKRIQVQKHWGIHMQRPTLNLAVQKKQDKSNHVQAKTLSVVDKVKLGEEGWKERYYLEKFDVQTEEDCVKIQRDVVLKYVEGICWVMHYYYQGVCSWQWFYPYHYAPFASDFHDLDRLKIHFTIGKPFKPFDQLMGVLPAASAQALPVSYRKLMTDPLSPILDFYPSDFELDMNGKRHAWQAVCKLPFIEESRLLSEIANVEDTLTVDEKHRNSLGLDMLFVYLSHPLATKILAFCARNKDNPKLPKAKVKRKINPEFSHGMNGFIYLSDKPVCRVEVYPPVEDMDVITDNKVISVFYKVPSFHPHIPRPPKGVTMPRKVISKDGVHPQPLLWHEKTAVAEHRYSRRCIPHNSVSGPRLAKLAHQLVSENCFLKHQVNGDGGNDSHSKKRKKKRSADRKKRTGAERKKRKKQRQDTVVC, translated from the exons ATGGGAATACCTGCATTCTATCGTTGGTTACTGGAGCGTTATCCACAGTCTGTTGTTGAGGTTAACGAAGAAACCCCAGCCGTCATTAATGGGGTTACTGTCCCAATTGACACTAGCGACCCTAATCCCAACGGCATTGAATTCGATAATCTGTATTTGGATATGAACGGAATCATTCACCCTTGTTTTCATCCAGAAGGCCTG CCTGCCCCGGAGACACACGAGGAAGTCTTTAAAGCGGTTTTCAAGTACATTGATAGAATATTTTCAATTGTTAGGCCTCGCAAGCTTTTATACATGGCGATTG ATGGTGTTGCACCacgtgccaaaatgaatcaacaACGTGCAAGACGTTTCAGAGCTGCTAAAGATGCTGGTGATGAA GCCTCTGATACAGGGAGAATAAGAAGGAATGATGAAACAGAACGGGAAGATTTAAGTACTAAAAAGTTGGATTCAAATGTTATTACACCTGGAACGAAATTCATGGAACTGCTGTCATCTGCACTTCAATACTATATACGTTTGAAAGTGAATGTAGACTCTGGTTGGCAGGGAATCAAG GTTATTCTCTCTGATGCTAGTGTGCCTGGTGAAGGGGAGCATAAGATAATGTCTTATATTCGCTTGCAAAGGAATCTTCCAGGATTTGATCCTAATACACGACATTGCTTGTATGGTTTG GACGCAGACTTGATAATGCTGGCATTGGCGTCACATGAAGTTCACTTTTCAATTCTAAGGGAG GATGTCCGCAAAGATAAATCAAAGTATAAAGGTCAACAGAATAGGCAAGATATGTATAGACAACAAGCAGGTAGGCACTCAAAAAAAGGGGAAGGAGGCGGCAAGGACTTAGAGAACTTAATATCAGAACAGAAGTTTCAG GGAGCCATTGACTTACTGATTGATGTCTACAAGAAGGAATTTGTCAATATGGGTGGCTACCTTACTAATTCTTGCCAG GTTAATTTGGAGAGGGCGGGGCACTTTATACAAGCCATTGGTTCTTATGAGAATGCTGTCTTTAGGAAGCGTATCCAG GTACAGAAGCATTGGGGGATACACATGCAACGCCCTACATTAAAT TTGGCTGTTCAGAAGAAGCAGGACAAAAGTAACCATGTACAAGCCAAGACCCTTTCTGTGGTTGATAAG GTTAAATTAGGAGAAGAGGGCTGGAAAGAAAGATACTATTTGGAAAAATTTGATGTTCAAACCGAAGAAGATTGCGTCAAAATTCAAAGGGATGTG GTCTTGAAATATGTTGAAGGAATATGTTGGGTCATGCATTATTACTACCAAGGAGTGTGCTCCTGGCAATG GTTTTATCCTTATCACTATGCTCCATTCGCATCTGATTTTCATGATCTTGACCGATTGAAAATCCACTTCACAATTGGCAAGCCCTTCAAGCCTTTTGATCAGCTAATGGGTGTCCTTCCAGCTGCAAG TGCACAAGCACTTCCCGTTTCTTACAGGAAGTTGATGACAGATCCATTGTCCCCTATTTTAGACTTCTATCCTAGTG ATTTTGAGCTTGATATGAATGGGAAGAGGCATGCTTGGCAG GCTGTTTGTAAGCTGCCATTTATTGAAGAGAGCCGTCTTCTATCTGAGATTGCAAATGTTGAAGATACTTTAACG GTTGACGAAAAGCACAGAAACAGTCTCGGCCTTGATATGTTGTTTGTTTACTTGTCACATCCTCTAGCAACGAAGATCCTTGCTTTTTGTGCAAGGAACAAGGACAATCCAAAGTTGCCAAAGGCTAAAGTGAAAAGGAAAATCAATCCCGAGTTCAG TCATGGAATGAATGGATTCATATATCTTTCTGATAAGCCTGTATGTCGTGTTGAGGTCTATCCACCCGTTGAGGACATGGATGTGATAACAGATAATAAAGTCAT ATCTGTGTTTTATAAAGTCCCTTCTTTCCATCCTCACATTCCTAGGCCACCAAAAGGAGTAACAATGCCTAGAAAG GTTATCTCCAAGGATGGAGTCCACCCTCAACCTTTATTATGGCACGAGAAGACAGCTGTTGCTGAACACAGATATTCTAGAAG GTGCATACCCCACAATTCTGTATCAGGACCTCGTTTGGCAAAATTGGCTCATCAGCTTGTATCAGAAAACTGTTTCCTGAAGCACCAAGTGAATGGAGATGGTGGCAATGATAGCCACAGTAAGAAACGAAAGAAGAAGCGTAGTGCTGATAGAAAGAAGCGTACCGGTGCTGAAAGAAAGAAGCGGAAGAAGCAAAGACAAGATACAGTAGTGTGCTAG
- the LOC104212536 gene encoding 5'-3' exoribonuclease 4-like isoform X1 translates to MGIPAFYRWLLERYPQSVVEVNEETPAVINGVTVPIDTSDPNPNGIEFDNLYLDMNGIIHPCFHPEGLPAPETHEEVFKAVFKYIDRIFSIVRPRKLLYMAIDGVAPRAKMNQQRARRFRAAKDAGDEASDTGRIRRNDETEREDLSTKKLDSNVITPGTKFMELLSSALQYYIRLKVNVDSGWQGIKVILSDASVPGEGEHKIMSYIRLQRNLPGFDPNTRHCLYGLDADLIMLALASHEVHFSILREDVRKDKSKYKGQQNRQDMYRQQAGRHSKKGEGGGKDLENLISEQKFQFLKVWVLRDYLGYELQIPDPTVKLDLERLIDDFVFMCLFVGNDFLPHVPSLEISEGAIDLLIDVYKKEFVNMGGYLTNSCQVNLERAGHFIQAIGSYENAVFRKRIQVQKHWGIHMQRPTLNLAVQKKQDKSNHVQAKTLSVVDKVKLGEEGWKERYYLEKFDVQTEEDCVKIQRDVVLKYVEGICWVMHYYYQGVCSWQWFYPYHYAPFASDFHDLDRLKIHFTIGKPFKPFDQLMGVLPAASAQALPVSYRKLMTDPLSPILDFYPSDFELDMNGKRHAWQAVCKLPFIEESRLLSEIANVEDTLTVDEKHRNSLGLDMLFVYLSHPLATKILAFCARNKDNPKLPKAKVKRKINPEFSHGMNGFIYLSDKPVCRVEVYPPVEDMDVITDNKVISVFYKVPSFHPHIPRPPKGVTMPRKVISKDGVHPQPLLWHEKTAVAEHRYSRRCIPHNSVSGPRLAKLAHQLVSENCFLKHQVNGDGGNDSHSKKRKKKRSADRKKRTGAERKKRKKQRQDTVVC, encoded by the exons ATGGGAATACCTGCATTCTATCGTTGGTTACTGGAGCGTTATCCACAGTCTGTTGTTGAGGTTAACGAAGAAACCCCAGCCGTCATTAATGGGGTTACTGTCCCAATTGACACTAGCGACCCTAATCCCAACGGCATTGAATTCGATAATCTGTATTTGGATATGAACGGAATCATTCACCCTTGTTTTCATCCAGAAGGCCTG CCTGCCCCGGAGACACACGAGGAAGTCTTTAAAGCGGTTTTCAAGTACATTGATAGAATATTTTCAATTGTTAGGCCTCGCAAGCTTTTATACATGGCGATTG ATGGTGTTGCACCacgtgccaaaatgaatcaacaACGTGCAAGACGTTTCAGAGCTGCTAAAGATGCTGGTGATGAA GCCTCTGATACAGGGAGAATAAGAAGGAATGATGAAACAGAACGGGAAGATTTAAGTACTAAAAAGTTGGATTCAAATGTTATTACACCTGGAACGAAATTCATGGAACTGCTGTCATCTGCACTTCAATACTATATACGTTTGAAAGTGAATGTAGACTCTGGTTGGCAGGGAATCAAG GTTATTCTCTCTGATGCTAGTGTGCCTGGTGAAGGGGAGCATAAGATAATGTCTTATATTCGCTTGCAAAGGAATCTTCCAGGATTTGATCCTAATACACGACATTGCTTGTATGGTTTG GACGCAGACTTGATAATGCTGGCATTGGCGTCACATGAAGTTCACTTTTCAATTCTAAGGGAG GATGTCCGCAAAGATAAATCAAAGTATAAAGGTCAACAGAATAGGCAAGATATGTATAGACAACAAGCAGGTAGGCACTCAAAAAAAGGGGAAGGAGGCGGCAAGGACTTAGAGAACTTAATATCAGAACAGAAGTTTCAG TTTCTTAAAGTATGGGTACTCAGAGATTATTTGGGATACGAACTTCAAATTCCAGATCCAACTGTCAAACTAGACCTGGAGCGACTGATAGATGATTTTGTTTTCATGTGTTTATTTGTTGGAAATGATTTTCTTCCCCACGTGCCATCTTTGGAGATATCAGAG GGAGCCATTGACTTACTGATTGATGTCTACAAGAAGGAATTTGTCAATATGGGTGGCTACCTTACTAATTCTTGCCAG GTTAATTTGGAGAGGGCGGGGCACTTTATACAAGCCATTGGTTCTTATGAGAATGCTGTCTTTAGGAAGCGTATCCAG GTACAGAAGCATTGGGGGATACACATGCAACGCCCTACATTAAAT TTGGCTGTTCAGAAGAAGCAGGACAAAAGTAACCATGTACAAGCCAAGACCCTTTCTGTGGTTGATAAG GTTAAATTAGGAGAAGAGGGCTGGAAAGAAAGATACTATTTGGAAAAATTTGATGTTCAAACCGAAGAAGATTGCGTCAAAATTCAAAGGGATGTG GTCTTGAAATATGTTGAAGGAATATGTTGGGTCATGCATTATTACTACCAAGGAGTGTGCTCCTGGCAATG GTTTTATCCTTATCACTATGCTCCATTCGCATCTGATTTTCATGATCTTGACCGATTGAAAATCCACTTCACAATTGGCAAGCCCTTCAAGCCTTTTGATCAGCTAATGGGTGTCCTTCCAGCTGCAAG TGCACAAGCACTTCCCGTTTCTTACAGGAAGTTGATGACAGATCCATTGTCCCCTATTTTAGACTTCTATCCTAGTG ATTTTGAGCTTGATATGAATGGGAAGAGGCATGCTTGGCAG GCTGTTTGTAAGCTGCCATTTATTGAAGAGAGCCGTCTTCTATCTGAGATTGCAAATGTTGAAGATACTTTAACG GTTGACGAAAAGCACAGAAACAGTCTCGGCCTTGATATGTTGTTTGTTTACTTGTCACATCCTCTAGCAACGAAGATCCTTGCTTTTTGTGCAAGGAACAAGGACAATCCAAAGTTGCCAAAGGCTAAAGTGAAAAGGAAAATCAATCCCGAGTTCAG TCATGGAATGAATGGATTCATATATCTTTCTGATAAGCCTGTATGTCGTGTTGAGGTCTATCCACCCGTTGAGGACATGGATGTGATAACAGATAATAAAGTCAT ATCTGTGTTTTATAAAGTCCCTTCTTTCCATCCTCACATTCCTAGGCCACCAAAAGGAGTAACAATGCCTAGAAAG GTTATCTCCAAGGATGGAGTCCACCCTCAACCTTTATTATGGCACGAGAAGACAGCTGTTGCTGAACACAGATATTCTAGAAG GTGCATACCCCACAATTCTGTATCAGGACCTCGTTTGGCAAAATTGGCTCATCAGCTTGTATCAGAAAACTGTTTCCTGAAGCACCAAGTGAATGGAGATGGTGGCAATGATAGCCACAGTAAGAAACGAAAGAAGAAGCGTAGTGCTGATAGAAAGAAGCGTACCGGTGCTGAAAGAAAGAAGCGGAAGAAGCAAAGACAAGATACAGTAGTGTGCTAG